GCTCACCACGTCGGGGTGCATCGGACAGGTGTATTGCTCGCCAGCGACAGTTTTCGCCCTCACGTTTTGCAAGCGCGTGGGCACGTCGAAATACAGGCCCGCCGCTGCGCCGACAAAAATCGTCAAAAGCAGGATGCCGATCAGCCGGAGGTTTTTCGTGAAGAAGTTCATGATTGGTATGGTTTGTCGTTACATTCCGCCCCGACTCTTTTTGCTCATGGAAGGCTGCGCGCTCTTTGGGGTGTTGCTGCTAACGCTGCCGCCCATTGCCGCGCCTGTCGGGGGCATTCCACGGACGATCAAGGACAGTTCCGCCAAAACCACTTCGCGTTGCGCGGCGACTTCCACCTTGTCCAACTGGAAGCCGAGCAACGTGCGCTCGGCATCAATCACGTTGATGAACTCCGTCTGCCCGGACAGGTAACTGGCCCGCGCGACTTCCAGCGACTTCAGCGCCTTGGGCACAAGCTGATCGTTCAAGACCTCCAAATTACGTGTGGCCTCGCGATAGAGATACATCCGTTCGGTCACGTCCACCGCCAGTTGGATCTGTTCGTCGGACAAACGCGCCTGCGCGGAACGCTTGCCGGCCTGCGCTTCGGCGATTTGTGCCGCGATTTTGTCGCGCCAGATGGGAAGCGACACTGTGCCGAGCGGACGATAGAGCGTGGGATTCATCTTCACGTCCGCCATCAAGCCGAGGCTGAAATCCGGCAAGCGCGACCGTTTGGCCAAGGTGATCGAGGCTTCGGCAGCGCGCACGTCAGCCGCCATCGCCTTGAGTTGGGTGTTTTGCGCCAAGGCCGTTTCAAACACCTGATCGCCGGAAAGGTCCAGCGCGGTGGACTCGAATCGTCCGGGCATCGGTGGTTCGGGGTCAGTCCCGCCCAAGCCTAGCGCGGCTTTGAATTGCGCCATGAGCGCGCTGCGCGAGTCGTCGAGATTGGCGATTTCTGTTTTGAGGCTGTCTTGTTCGATTTGGGCGCGCAGCACGTCCTGCAAGGTGGCTTTGCCGACTTCGTTTTGGGCGCGGGCGGATTTCTCCACGTCGCTCAATAGTTGCAACGTCTCGCGATCAACGCGGATTTTTTCTGCAAGGAAATAGAGCTGGTAATAGGCGCGCTTCACGTCGAAAGCGCTCGCGAGCGCCGCTGATTGAAACGTGAAATACCGGGATTGGCTTTCCGCCGACGCGATCTGCGCGCCAACTCGCAGCTTGTCCGGCCACGGAATCGTTCCCATCAGGCCGGGCATCACAGACGTGACAATGTTTTGAATGTCCATTTGAAACGTCAACTGCGGGTCAGGCAGCGACCGCGCCTGGGTGATGCGTTCAATGGATGCCAGCCAATCGTAGTAAGCCGCTTCCACCTTGGGCTGGTTGAGCAGTGCGAACGCGAGATAGTTGCTCAAGCCGGACTCGCCGGTCAGTTCAGGTAACGCGGGTTTTTCACCATGCGGGCGGTAGCCGCTCGCCGCCGCCTCCGCCTGACGGCGTGCGGCCTTCTCGGCTTTCGTGGGAATGCCTTTGCAACCGGCCAGCAGCAAACCAACGAGCACAAGACTGGTTGCGCCAGTGAGCCAGCGGCGGGATTTATTTTCTAAATTCATGCTGTCGAGATTCGTTCAATTCCGTTACGACGACGAACTGGATCGTGCTAATGACATGAACCCTGATGCGTGGAGTGGTCGGTTGCGCCGCCGCCGGAAGAAGCGCATCCCGCCAAGAAGATCGCACCTGCCAGTGCTACCGCGAGCGCGATGCGTGCGAAGTTGATTTTGGAGCGGTGTTGGACTGGTTTCATGATCATCTTCAAGGTTTTGTCGTTGCTCTATTACCATCGCGACTCCGCCCCCATCCTTTGGGGCAGCGGAGTCGCACAATTTTCCGCTTTGTGATCGGGAGCTTTTCCGCTCCGCACATTGATTACGTCATCGGAGACAAAATCCCTCCATTTTTTCTCCAGCCTGCTCAATGAAGCGGGGCGTATGGCACGGAGACATAGACGTGGTGTGCGATGTATTGGCTGGCCGCGAAATGCGCTTGCGTGCCCGATGCCGGATGGAAATGAACTCGCACAGATTTCCCTGGTTCAACTTCGTCGGGCCGGATCGGAATCCCGTTCTTCCAAAACTTTGTGCTCCTGTCCCACGCGAAAACAACAGGTTCACCCGGCTTCAAAGGCAACAAGGTGAGGCTTTGGTTCGTAAGGTCTATGGACTGGACAGTGCCGTTGAAGCTCAACCCGTGGATCGGTCCGGGGTAGGCGCGATGACTTGCGCAGCCGGACCAAAGCAAACCCGCGAACGCGAGAATCAATCCGACAAACAGCAAGTATCTTTGGGCGTTTTTCATTTTTTACCCTGTTTTTCCTTGCTCCAGCGCACTTCACGCAGCACAAGTCGCCCGCTCTCTCTGCGGTAATACACCTTGATGGGCTGGCCTGCATGGAGCGAATCAGGTGAAGCCTTTTGCCAGCCAACACGAAAGCGCGTGGAATCCTTCCAGATGAAGATGCGACTGGTAGCGGCCTTGGGTTCGGTCAGAACCAGAGTGTGGTTCGTCAGGTCAATGCTTTGAACCACACCTTGAGCCGGATGCTGCACGGGAGGACGCGCCTGAGTCTCGAATGCCGCTAACGTCACCCCGAACAGAATCAGAAAATGAGTTAAATTGAGCGTGGGGAGTTTCATGGTCTTGCGTAGGTTGGATAACGGAAATTGTGCGAGTGATAATTCGCACGCCACGCTGCTTAATGTTGCATCAACAACGTCGCGCCCTTCACCGGCTCATTGCTGACGCCGCTCGTGCGATAACCCGTGTGGTTCGTGGCGCAGGATGTCGTGATCACCGCGAGCAATACGGCCAGCGCTGCCGCTCGGCACGCATTGATTGCGCGCGGTGATCGAATTGTGCTTTTGGAGTTCATTGATGATTGCTCAATGAGATTGCTGTTTTCCGGCGTGGGAATCGGACGGGACG
This portion of the Acidobacteriota bacterium genome encodes:
- a CDS encoding TolC family protein codes for the protein MNLENKSRRWLTGATSLVLVGLLLAGCKGIPTKAEKAARRQAEAAASGYRPHGEKPALPELTGESGLSNYLAFALLNQPKVEAAYYDWLASIERITQARSLPDPQLTFQMDIQNIVTSVMPGLMGTIPWPDKLRVGAQIASAESQSRYFTFQSAALASAFDVKRAYYQLYFLAEKIRVDRETLQLLSDVEKSARAQNEVGKATLQDVLRAQIEQDSLKTEIANLDDSRSALMAQFKAALGLGGTDPEPPMPGRFESTALDLSGDQVFETALAQNTQLKAMAADVRAAEASITLAKRSRLPDFSLGLMADVKMNPTLYRPLGTVSLPIWRDKIAAQIAEAQAGKRSAQARLSDEQIQLAVDVTERMYLYREATRNLEVLNDQLVPKALKSLEVARASYLSGQTEFINVIDAERTLLGFQLDKVEVAAQREVVLAELSLIVRGMPPTGAAMGGSVSSNTPKSAQPSMSKKSRGGM